TCGAGTCGTACGGCCACCTCTTCGCCGCGCAGGAAGTGGCTGCGCATCAAGGCCAGCTTCTCCGCCGCTGCGATCAACTTGACCGCCAACTGGTCGATGTCGGGCTCCTCCACGAGCAGCCGCCCGCCTGGGGAAACCACGCGCCACATCTCGCGCAGCGACAGGTCCTGGTGGCGGACGTGATGCAGGGCATCGACCATCAGCACGCAGTCGAAGCAGTCGTCGGGGAAGGGGAGCTGTTCGGCGGCGGCACCGACCCGGCGCAGCTGGTCCGGGGCCTTGGCGTGGCGCAGCATCTTGAGCGAGGCGTCGGCCAGGACGATTTGCCGGCCTGGAGCCAGCAACGCCAGGCTGATGCGGCCGGTGCCGCCGCCGGCGTCGAGCACGCGCTTCGGCCCCGGGCCGATCAGCCCCTGCAGGGTGTCGCTGGCCGGGGCCTGCACGGCCTGGTCGTACCAGGGGGCAAGAATATCAAAGTGATCGAAGCGGCGTCTGGCCACGGTGTGTGCCCGCCCATCCCGGTGGGAGGGTTGGTCGCCGACCGGCGTGCAGATGCGAATCCCCGGAGCGTGAAGGCAAGGATATCACGCCGATCCTCCTCGGCTATGGCTGGGTTCCGGGGAGAGGGATACCCGACGATTCAATATCGGCTGCCGAGCGCGTGGTTCCGCTTCGGGGCGCCTGAGAGCGGACGGCCGAAGGCTGGCTGTGCGCCCCGTGCGGATAGCACTTCTCCTGGCAGCATGTCGCCGGAAGTGGCTAAGAAATGTCCCAGTAGGAAGGAAAACAACAAACAAGCCCGGATTGTTGGTTGACTCGGACAGGATTCCCCGCTAGATTGAAGGCAGCCGGCGAGTAGGTCCCCGAATGCCGACTTCCCTGGACGCGCTCGACGTCCAACTGATTGATCAGTTGATGCAAGATGGGCGGATGTCCTCGGCCGCGCTGGCGCGGGCGCTGGGCGTCTCGGAGCGCACGGCCCGCTATCGCCTGCAACGGTTGCTCGATCACGGGCTGATCCGGATTGTGGCCATGCCCATCCCATCCCGGCTGGGCTACACCATAGTGGCGGACGTCTTCATCCAAGTGGAGCCAGGGAGCATCCAGCAACTTGCCCAGCAGCTGGCGACCTTCGAGTGCGTGACCTACGTCGGGTGCTCGATGGGGGAAAGCGACGTCAGCGTGCAGGTGGTCGGGCGCGACAACCAGGAGGTGTATGCCTTCGTGACCGATGTCATCGGTCGGTTGCCGGCTGTACGCAAGACCACGACGGTGGTGGTTCCGCTTGTCCTGAAGGATGTCTACCAATGGCGAGTCCCGCAGGGCTCCTGCTCGGGTGACTCAGCCCGGCCGCGCCTCCACGCCGGCGAGCCTGCGACCGAATCCGAGCCTGGGCGTTAGCCGACTGGGCTGCCCGGCGGGTCTTCCCCCCCAGGCCCGGGTTCCCATCCGGACATGCGGCACCTCATGGGCGGAGGCCCAGGATCATCGAGGATCGAACTGATCTCCAACGGCTAACCGAGCGGCCCGACCGGGGCACGATCGATCCACCGAGGAGGAGAATGTCATGAGTGCGATGCCGGACCCGTCAGCGGCGGTCGAAATCCGCCAGGAGCGCAAGCGACTGCGGCGCGAGCTAACCTTGCTGCCGCTGTTCGGCCTGATCTACTTCACGGTGTGTGGAGGCTCTTTCGGGATTGAGCCGCTGATCGGCTGGTCGGGGCCAGGGCTGGCCCTGATGCTGATCGTGATCACGCCGCTCATCTTCAGCATCCCCAACATGCTGATGGTGCGCGAGCTGAACTCGATGATGCCGGTGGAGGGCGGGTACTACCATTGGATCAAGCAGGCCTTTGGGGCCTTCGCCGGTTTTCTCGCCGGTTGGATGAACTGGGTGGTGTCGTGGGTGGACGTCGCCATCTATCCCGTCCTGGCGGCGTACTACCTGGGTTTCTTCATCCCGGCGCTGCGTGTGGGTATGACCCTTGGCGGGGTCGAGCTGTCGGCCTCGTTTCTGTCCTGGGTGGTGGCCGCCATCCTGATCTGGTTGGTCACCTGGCTGCAGGTGCGCGGCGCCCGGCTGGCCGGGCTGACCACGGCCTGGATGACGATTGTGATGCTGGCGCCGCTGGTGCTGCTGACGATCGTCGGCTTCATCAACTGGATCCGCGGCGGGGTGACGATCTCGCTGCCGCTGCTGCCGGAGGGCGAGTCGCTGATCGGGGCCTTCAGCGTCGGCTTGTTTGTGGTGATGTGGAACTACATGGGTTGGGAGCTGCCGACGGCGGCCGGGGATGAGATCGTCAATCCCCGCAAGACGTACCCGCGGGCAATGGCGCTGGTGCTGGTGGCCGCCATCCTGACGTATGCCGCTCCCACAGTGGCCGGGCTGTACGGCGGCGCCGGAGCGGACGGGCGCTATCAAGCTTGGGGAATCGAGGAGTACGAGGACGGCGAAGGCGTCGGAGTTGTGCTCGCAGACTACGGGGTGACGCCGGAGCAGATGGATCTCTGGGGTATCGATCCGGCCAGCCCGGTCGGCTGGGAGTTTCCGGACATCGGGCATGCGCTGGGGGAGGTTCTGGCCGGCCCGGACAGCCCCTGGCCGCGCGTGCTGGGCGTCACGGTCACCCTGGCCGCCGTGCTTAGCATGATCGGGCTGTTCATCGGCAACAGCCTGGGGGGCTCGCGAGTGCCCTTCGCCCTGGCCGAGGACGGCATGATGCCGCGCTGGCTGGTCCACGTCCACCCGCGCTACGGCACGCCCTGGGTGGCGATCATCTTCTGCGGGGTGATCTTCAGCGTTTTCGCCCTTGGTGCCTTCGCCTTTCTGGTGGTGGTGGATGTGTTCCTGCAGACGCTGGTCATCCTGGCGGAGTTCGCTGCGCTGTGGAAGCTGCGCTTCACCCAACCCGATAGGCCGCGCCAGCGGGTTCCGGGAGGGTACATCGGCCTGTTCCTGGCAACGCTCGGCCCGACGTTCATCATCCTGCTGGCGATCTATTCCCAGGTGGCTGAGGAAGGGCTGACCTCGCTGTGGCTGGCGCTAGCGGCGATCGTCATCGGGGCGCTGCTCTACGTCCCGATCCGCCGTTACCTCAAGCCCGGAGTGCCGGATATCAACCCCTACGAGTCGGAAGGCGCGGATGCCGTTTGATCGGCGCAGAAGGAGGCCTGGATGAGAGTCCTGCTGGTCGGTGTGGGGGGCGTCGGCGAGTCAATCGCCGTGATCGCCCAGGACATGCCTTGGGTCGACAAGATCGTGCTGTGCGACATCAATATCAAACGTTGTCAGGAGGTCAAGGCGAAACTACGCCAGCCAAAGAAGTTCCCGGTAGAGCGGATCGACGCCGGCAACCGCAGCCAGATCGTCGAGCTGGCGAAGAAGCACAAGGTCGACCTGATCATGAACGCCGTCGAGCCGCTGTTCAATGAACAGATCTTCGACGCCGCCTTTCGCTACGGCTGCAGCTACATGGATATGGCCATGACGCTCTCGACGCCGCATCCGGAGCGGCCGTTCGAGAAACCGGGGGTGAAGCTGGGGGACTACCAGTTTGAGCGGGCCGAGAAGTGGGAGAAGAAGGGCCTGCTGGCGCTGCTGGGCATGGGGGTCGAACCCGGCATGGCCGACGTCTTCGCCCGCTTCGCCGAGAAACACCTGTTCGACGAGATTGACGAGGTCAACGTCCGGGACGGCGCCAACCTCGAAGTGCGAGGCTACGAGTTCGCTCCCAACTTCTCGATCTGGACGACGATCGAGGAATGCCTGAACCCGCCGGTGATTTGGGAGAAGGATCGGGGCTGGTTCACCACCGAGCCGTTCTCCGAGCCGGAGGTCTTCGAGTTCCCCGAGGGAATCGGGCCCCAGGATTGCGTCAATGTCGAGCACGAAGAAGTCCTGCTCGTGCCGCGCTGGGTCAAGTGCAAGCGGGTCACTTTCAAGTACGGGCTGGGTGAGGACTTCATCCGGGTTTTGAAGACGATCAAGATGCTCAACCTGGATAACAAGCGCCCGATCAAAGTCGGGCAGGTCCAGGTCGCACCCCGAGATGTGGTCGCCGCCTGCCTGCCCGATCCGGCGCATCTAGGGGACAGGATGTTCGGCAAGACCTGCGCCGGGACCTGGGTCAAGGGCAAGAAGGACGGCAAGCCGCGCCAAGTGTACCTCTATCAGGTGGCCGACAACGAGACCTGCATGAGGAAGTACGGGGTGCAGGCGGTGGTCTGGCAGACGGCGGTCAATCCGGTGATCGCCTGGGAGCTTCTGCAGAGCGGCGTATGGACAGGGAAGGGCGTGTTGGGTCCCGAGGCATTCGACCCGGATCCGTTCCTGGAGCGCATGCCGGTGTACGACTTCCCGTTCGGCATCCGAGAGATGTAGCCGGG
The Anaerolineales bacterium DNA segment above includes these coding regions:
- a CDS encoding methyltransferase domain-containing protein — its product is MARRRFDHFDILAPWYDQAVQAPASDTLQGLIGPGPKRVLDAGGGTGRISLALLAPGRQIVLADASLKMLRHAKAPDQLRRVGAAAEQLPFPDDCFDCVLMVDALHHVRHQDLSLREMWRVVSPGGRLLVEEPDIDQLAVKLIAAAEKLALMRSHFLRGEEVAVRLDRLGAQTRVERQDHTLWVIADKADR
- a CDS encoding Lrp/AsnC family transcriptional regulator; translation: MPTSLDALDVQLIDQLMQDGRMSSAALARALGVSERTARYRLQRLLDHGLIRIVAMPIPSRLGYTIVADVFIQVEPGSIQQLAQQLATFECVTYVGCSMGESDVSVQVVGRDNQEVYAFVTDVIGRLPAVRKTTTVVVPLVLKDVYQWRVPQGSCSGDSARPRLHAGEPATESEPGR
- a CDS encoding APC family permease, producing the protein MSAMPDPSAAVEIRQERKRLRRELTLLPLFGLIYFTVCGGSFGIEPLIGWSGPGLALMLIVITPLIFSIPNMLMVRELNSMMPVEGGYYHWIKQAFGAFAGFLAGWMNWVVSWVDVAIYPVLAAYYLGFFIPALRVGMTLGGVELSASFLSWVVAAILIWLVTWLQVRGARLAGLTTAWMTIVMLAPLVLLTIVGFINWIRGGVTISLPLLPEGESLIGAFSVGLFVVMWNYMGWELPTAAGDEIVNPRKTYPRAMALVLVAAILTYAAPTVAGLYGGAGADGRYQAWGIEEYEDGEGVGVVLADYGVTPEQMDLWGIDPASPVGWEFPDIGHALGEVLAGPDSPWPRVLGVTVTLAAVLSMIGLFIGNSLGGSRVPFALAEDGMMPRWLVHVHPRYGTPWVAIIFCGVIFSVFALGAFAFLVVVDVFLQTLVILAEFAALWKLRFTQPDRPRQRVPGGYIGLFLATLGPTFIILLAIYSQVAEEGLTSLWLALAAIVIGALLYVPIRRYLKPGVPDINPYESEGADAV
- a CDS encoding saccharopine dehydrogenase NADP-binding domain-containing protein, with protein sequence MRVLLVGVGGVGESIAVIAQDMPWVDKIVLCDINIKRCQEVKAKLRQPKKFPVERIDAGNRSQIVELAKKHKVDLIMNAVEPLFNEQIFDAAFRYGCSYMDMAMTLSTPHPERPFEKPGVKLGDYQFERAEKWEKKGLLALLGMGVEPGMADVFARFAEKHLFDEIDEVNVRDGANLEVRGYEFAPNFSIWTTIEECLNPPVIWEKDRGWFTTEPFSEPEVFEFPEGIGPQDCVNVEHEEVLLVPRWVKCKRVTFKYGLGEDFIRVLKTIKMLNLDNKRPIKVGQVQVAPRDVVAACLPDPAHLGDRMFGKTCAGTWVKGKKDGKPRQVYLYQVADNETCMRKYGVQAVVWQTAVNPVIAWELLQSGVWTGKGVLGPEAFDPDPFLERMPVYDFPFGIREM